The following DNA comes from Anaerolineae bacterium.
CATGGATCCTCCACAAAATGCCCTATCGGTGGAGAAAAGGCCTATTTGGGAGGGCCGATGTAACCTGGGTCGAGTATTTCTTAGGACAAGCAAAATTGTTGCGAAAGATACGGCCGGACATTGTAGTTACTCATGTGCATTGGCCGGCTTTCAAGTTGGCTGTGCAGGCATGTCCACATGCGGCACATATTTTTTACTTCCACTCCAGTAACTTGGGATCATTGCCACAAGAACAGATCCGCTATCTCCTCCGTCATGCTCGCGGATTGGTCACAATTTGCCGCGCAGCTTTGGATAGCTTGATAACAACATATGGCCCTCCCCCTTTTCCCACTCGGGTAATCTACAACGGTGTCAATTTGGAAATGTTCAACCCTGTGCAACGCGCGCTGAAACGGGAACTAAGCCGAGCAAAGTATCACTTGGAGGAAGATGAAATAGTGTTGCTATATGCTGGCCGCATTGCATATGCCAAAGGGTTAGATCTGATATTGTCAGCCTTCCAAGAGGTTCAGGGGAATATCCCCAATTTGAAATTGGTCATTGCTGGCGATGAGAAGTGCGAGCGCGCGCCCGACTTACCATTTGCCCATAGATTTCGCCAGGCAGTTGCTAATCTGAACAATCCAAACATTCAGCTCGTAGGCTGGGTTCCTTATGAACAGTTGATAGAACTCTACGGAGCTGCAGATATCAGCATTCTTGCTTCGAGAGAGATTGAAGGCAATCCGATGTTCCTTTTGGAATCCATGGCTTGTGGAATACCAGTGATTAGTACAATGGTTGGCGGAGTACCCGAAGTGGTAAGGAATGGGAAGACAGGGATTCTTGTTCCTCGGGAGAATATCCATTCGGGTCTTGTCTGGGCTCTGATGAAGCTCGCATCGGACCGTGAGCTACAGGAGACAATGGGAAGGGAAGCCGCGA
Coding sequences within:
- a CDS encoding glycosyltransferase family 4 protein — its product is MEEIENPLEGKRIAFVLGSRRPAPPVSSSNTVSWLVSSMEQHLTNLDIKVISLWDPELAHVQYDRERYLHVSPTTLPRWCSWILHKMPYRWRKGLFGRADVTWVEYFLGQAKLLRKIRPDIVVTHVHWPAFKLAVQACPHAAHIFYFHSSNLGSLPQEQIRYLLRHARGLVTICRAALDSLITTYGPPPFPTRVIYNGVNLEMFNPVQRALKRELSRAKYHLEEDEIVLLYAGRIAYAKGLDLILSAFQEVQGNIPNLKLVIAGDEKCERAPDLPFAHRFRQAVANLNNPNIQLVGWVPYEQLIELYGAADISILASREIEGNPMFLLESMACGIPVISTMVGGVPEVVRNGKTGILVPRENIHSGLVWALMKLASDRELQETMGREAATHVRVNHSPERMARELASFISEVVNQAGYRS